The Arabidopsis thaliana chromosome 5, partial sequence genomic interval AGAAACAGAGCAGAATAgttaaaaacagaggaatgttTTGACGAACTCATATATAGTCTCtgtaaaaacaaagatgaatgTTCATAGGGATTGCAATGTAATGGGAGTTACGAGTCCCAAAGCGTATTAGAAATCATTAAATGttaatcttaattaattaccGTGTGACtttaattaagtatatatGATCACGGGGGCTGAATTGTGTGTAGGTTAGTTGCTTCtttaatgatgatgacgattatttttttctacttcCTCTAGTCAAAGTCAATGCATGAAAGTTGATAAGATCATATTGCTAAAAATTCACAATCGATATTAAATGAATTGAGTTTTTGTGTATTATCGCATTAGATGATGCACGTGTTATATGTTACGATGATAGATACAtttgatgttgaagatgattAAGAGATAATGAGAGTCTCCACTAAGTGATAATTTACTTagtaaatgaaacaaagaaaacgtAGTCAAATCAAAAGCTTTAAATGTAACCATCTTTTTTTCACTTCTCAAATCGAGTTCGCACTACATAATAATACTCCCAATAATAATCTTGGGAGTACATTGTTTGAATAAATCTGTGAAAACCCCAAGATGATTTGAGCTCGAAGaagaaacaccaaaacacAATGTAATTTTGAGTTCTTGAAGAGTAATGAGAAAGAATCaagcttttttctcttcatattGGTGTTTTACTTTTGACCAAATTCTTGAATTGTTCTTGTGGCCAGTGTAAGAACGTCTACAAATGCAGAGAACGAAGCGCGAAGCAGCCTTGCCTCTATTGCTTCAAAGTGCCTGTAAAATTATCCAGTgagaaaagatcaaaactagTGTAAGAAGTAAGCTAAAAGGTTCTATGGACAAGAGATGTCTAACTAAAGCCAGTTTCAAATCGATAAGTGATTCAACGACGAAGAAGGACTTGAAGAAACTCACACAGAAAGCTTGTTGTTTGATACTGACATAACTCTTCTCACCTTATCAGGCTGCAACTGCATTAATGTTCACAACAGAAGAAACTCTAACATCAGTGAAAAGCTTGTTGGAAATTAGATTGTATTCATATGTTGGAAGTGAATTGAGAAATTTCAAACCTCTTTATCAACAGCCAATGATGTATAAGCAATCAAAGCATGTTCTTCTGATTCAAAACTCACATCCAAATTACTGCACATTACCAAAAGCTCTGTTACATCAATCTCTAACAACTCTCATTGAAAAGATACCAAATTTATTAAAGTCTATAACAGTGTAATCCTCAATATCGTTGTCCAACACTAAGCCAAGCACTACAAAGGATGCTTAGAAGTTCAAATTAACCTAATTGAGCTGAGCAATGGAACTAACTAGGTCGTATTCCTGGTTTATGTGGGCAAAGATCGAGACTTTCGAGTCTATTCCTTCAAATGTATCAGACCCAAGATTTTTATTATCGAATCCGTATGTTCTAATTTCAGATTCAGAACAAACACGTTACGAACAATTGAAACAAAGAGCTGAATCATTAGAGAGAAGAATCGAAATTTTCCCAAATCAGAGAAGCAAAGTAAGAGAATTTACAGAACATACCAACTAAAATCCCATGTTTGATCAGAACGAGTAGTTGCAGGAACAGTGGCAGCCATATTTGCTCCTTCCTTCCTTCCTGCGTCAATGGAGGTTTTGGGGAAAACCTTAAGCAGAGAAGCAGAATTTGAGTGGGCTACAAAACGGGCCTCATTTTTTGAAGCCCAAGGGCCAAGACTTTTCATAGCGAGACGAATTGACGAGAATGTCCTTTTCCGGAAACAAAGGTATGAGAAGGGTATATTCGGAGAGTATATCTTGCATGAAGGAATATTACTTTGAGCCTAAACTAGAATCTCGTCTACTCATTTCGCTatctcttctctatctctaATTCTGAAGATTAAACAATTCAGCTACATAACATCATTCAGACATTCACCCAAAGAAAAGCTTTAAGCTGTGGTTTCAGACAGAAGCAGTACCACTGTACCAGGCTCCAGGCATGTCCTcttctcatctctttcttataATTCTGTGTTTGTTTCTGAATTAGCTCGCTTGTTCATGATCTtgtaataaatattgtttcgTAACTAGAAGCTATCCTTCATGAATGTCTTTGATACATTAAAAACATGTTGAAAGATTCATGGAATCTGGAATGTTTGTTTTCCAAGTTGTATATGACTTGTAATTCTTGATTTTAGGCTAGACAAAACAGTTATATATGTTCCATAGGTACACAAAAACATACGAGtctatatttgagatttcgaTGTCTTATCTTTACATATTATGTTCGTAGAACAAATGTTTGACATGGAGTGTGACGTTGTAATGATCCTCTACACGTGTATATATCAACAGTTTGTATCACCTATCCATGTAAAAGCACTGTCTCCTTCTCTTAGCCTCTATTTGCAGCAATAATATCTTTAAGCCCTTATGTCTCATCAGCTTGATCATTGAAGAACTGGCTCATTGCTTGTATGAAAATATCTGTCGAACGACGTCAGATTGTGATAGATCTAGTTGTTAATGTTCTATCTTTGATATAATTAAGCAGTGAGGAGCTTACTTGGTCGACAAATTGATATGTGAAGGGTTGTTGTTATGTTAGAGAAGGTCCAACTTTGACGGGGTTTACAGCCCTGAAAGCTCTTCTTGAATACTCAAATGCCAAAACCAGAAGCCCGAAGAGGAAAAGTAGAAAGCCATGGAACTTTTCCGCTATGAAATGTGCAGG includes:
- a CDS encoding transcription factor (unknown protein; Has 122 Blast hits to 122 proteins in 57 species: Archae - 0; Bacteria - 0; Metazoa - 46; Fungi - 30; Plants - 41; Viruses - 0; Other Eukaryotes - 5 (source: NCBI BLink).), with the translated sequence MAATVPATTRSDQTWDFSCNLDVSFESEEHALIAYTSLAVDKELQPDKVRRVMSVSNNKLSVHFEAIEARLLRASFSAFVDVLTLATRTIQEFGQK